Proteins encoded by one window of Scatophagus argus isolate fScaArg1 chromosome 8, fScaArg1.pri, whole genome shotgun sequence:
- the copz1 gene encoding coatomer subunit zeta-1 yields the protein MDSPILEPSLYTVKAVLILDNDGDRLYAKYYDDTYPTVKEQKAFEKNIFNKTHRTDSEIALLEGLTVVYKSNIDLFFYVIGSSHENELMLMAVLNCLFDSLSQMLRKNVERRALLENMEGLFLAVDEIVDGGVILESDPQQVVHRVALRGDDVPLTEQTVTQVLQSAKEQIKWSLLR from the exons ATGGATTCTCCTATACTG GAACCATCGCTGTACACTGTCAAAGCAGTTCTGATACTGGACAACGATGGAGACAGGCTTTACGCCAAG taTTATGATGATACATACCCGACAGTGAAGGAGCAAAAGGCGTTTGAGAAGAACATATTCAACAAAACGCACAGGACGGACA GCGAAATAGCATTACTGGAGGGCCTCACTGTTGTCTACAAGAGCAACATAGACCTCTTCTTTTATGTGATTGGAAGTTCCCATGAAAATGAG CTTATGCTTATGGCTGTTCTAAATTGCCTTTTTGATTCGCTCAGTCAGATGTTGAG AAAAAATGTTGAGAGGAGGGCTTTGTTGGAGAATATGGAGGGGCTCTTCTTGGCTGTGGATGAAATTGTAGATGGAGG GGTGATTCTGGAGAGTGACCCGCAGCAAGTTGTGCATCGTGTGGCTCTCAGA GGGGATGATGTGCCTTTGACAGAGCAGACAGTCACCCAG GTTCTTCAGTCTGCCAAAGAACAGATCAAGTGGTCCCTTCTACGATAG